The nucleotide sequence CGGCGGCCGCCACGATGATGTCGGCCTGGCGCAGGATCCCGGGCAGGTCGCGGGTGCCGGTGTGGCAGAGGGTGACCGTGGCGTTCTCGGAGCGGCGGGTCAGCAGCAGCCCGATCGACCGGCCGACGGTGATGCCCCGGCCGACGACCACCACATGCGCGCCGTTGATCTCCACACCGTGGTGGCGCAGCAACTGGATGACGCCCTGGGGCGTGCACGGCAGCGGGCCGCTCTCGTTGAGCACCAGCCGGCCGAGGTTCATCGGGTGCAGCCCGTCGGCGTCCTTGGCCGGGTCGATCAGCTCCAGCACCCGGTTGGTGTCGATGCCCTTGGGGAGCGGCAGCTGGACGATGTAGCCCGTGCAGGCCGGGTCCTCGTTGAGCTCCCGCACCGCCGCCTCGATCTCCTCCTGGGTGGCGGTCTCGGGCAGGTCGCGCCGGAGGGAGTCGATGCCGATCTCGGCACAGTCGCGGTGCTTGCCCGCGACGTACCACTTGCTGCCGGGGTCCTCGCCCACCAGCACCGTCCCGAGGCCGGGATGGATGCCCTTGGCCTTGAGCGCCTCCACGCGGCTGACGAGATCGGACTTGATCGCGGCTGCGGTTGCCTTGCCATCGAGAATCTGGGCGGTCATGACTTCATCCTCCCGGATGCGGGGACGTCGGATCCAATCAGGGGCCGGTCGGTGCCGCACCGGCGAAGGCCGCACCCCGTGATCCGGTCGGGGTGCGGCCTCCTGTGCTCGCTCAGCGGTCACTCAGTGGAAGAGGCGGTCACTCAGTGGAAGAAGTGGCGCGTGCCCGTGAAGTACATGGTGACGCCCGCCTTCTGGGCGGCCTCCACCACCTGCTCGTCACGGACCGAGCCGCCCGGCTGCACCACGGCCGTGACGCCCGCCTCGGCCAGCACCTCGAAGCCGTCCGGGAACGGGAAGAAGGCGTCGGAGGCGGCGTACGCACCGGCGGCCCGCTCGGCACCGGCCCGCTCGACGGCCAGCTTCGCCGAGTCCACGCGGTTGACCTGGCCCATGCCGACGCCGACCGTGGCGCCGTCCTTGGCGAGCAGGATCGCGTTGGACTTCACCGCACGGCAGGAGCGCCAGGCGAAGGCCAGCTCGGCGAGGCCGTCGGCGTCCAGCGCCGCGCCCGTGGCGAGGGTCCAGTTGGCCGGGTCGTCGCCCTCGGCCTGGAGGCGGTCCTTGGCCTGCAGCAGCAGACCGCCTTCGATGGGGCGCTGCTCGGCGACGTCCGCCGGCCCGTCCGCGCAGCGCAGCACGCGGATGTTCTTCTTACGGGCCAGCACCTCGACCGCACCGTCCTCGTACGCCGGGGCGACGATCACCTCGGTGAAGATCTCGGCGACCTGCTCGGCCATGGCGACCGACACCGGACGGTTGACGGCGATCACACCACCGAAGGCCGACAGCGGGTCGCAGGCGTGCGCCTTACGGTGCGCCTCGGCGACATCCGCCCCGACCGCGATCCCGCACGGGTTGGCGTGCTTGATGATCGCGACACAGGGCTCGGTGTGGTCGTACGCGGCCCGGCGGGCGGCCTCGGTGTCGGTGTAGTTGTTGAACGACATCTCCTTGCCGTGCAGCTGCTCGGCCTCCGCGAGCCCCTTACCGCTGCCGTCGGAGTAGAGCGCGGCCGGCTGGTGCGGGTTCTCGCCATAGCGCAGCACGTTCTTACGGGTGACGGTCGCGCCCAGGAACTCCGGGAAGGCGGAGTCGTCCGCCGCCACGCTGCGGCCGTCAGCGGCTCCGCCGCGGGCGGCCGCGAACCAGT is from Streptomyces hygroscopicus and encodes:
- a CDS encoding purine biosynthesis protein purH encodes the protein MTAEGTKRPIRRALVSVYDKTGLEELAQGLHAAGVQLVSTGSTAAKIAAAGVPVTKVEELTGFPECLDGRVKTLHPRVHAGILADLRLDSHRAQLQELGVEPFELVVVNLYPFRETVASGASPDECVEQIDIGGPSMVRAAAKNHPSVAVVVNPERYDDVLKAAADGGFDLEGRMRLAAEAFQHTAAYDVAVANWFAAARGGAADGRSVAADDSAFPEFLGATVTRKNVLRYGENPHQPAALYSDGSGKGLAEAEQLHGKEMSFNNYTDTEAARRAAYDHTEPCVAIIKHANPCGIAVGADVAEAHRKAHACDPLSAFGGVIAVNRPVSVAMAEQVAEIFTEVIVAPAYEDGAVEVLARKKNIRVLRCADGPADVAEQRPIEGGLLLQAKDRLQAEGDDPANWTLATGAALDADGLAELAFAWRSCRAVKSNAILLAKDGATVGVGMGQVNRVDSAKLAVERAGAERAAGAYAASDAFFPFPDGFEVLAEAGVTAVVQPGGSVRDEQVVEAAQKAGVTMYFTGTRHFFH
- a CDS encoding bifunctional 5,10-methylene-tetrahydrofolate dehydrogenase/ 5,10-methylene-tetrahydrofolate cyclohydrolase: MTAQILDGKATAAAIKSDLVSRVEALKAKGIHPGLGTVLVGEDPGSKWYVAGKHRDCAEIGIDSLRRDLPETATQEEIEAAVRELNEDPACTGYIVQLPLPKGIDTNRVLELIDPAKDADGLHPMNLGRLVLNESGPLPCTPQGVIQLLRHHGVEINGAHVVVVGRGITVGRSIGLLLTRRSENATVTLCHTGTRDLPGILRQADIIVAAAGVRHLIGPDDVKPGAAVLDVGVSRDEHGKIAGDVHPGVAEVAGWISPNPGGVGPMTRAQLLVNVVEAAERNAKADADAGAGHDG